The Gemmatimonadales bacterium genome includes the window GCGATGCGTCGATCCGTACCGGCGGTGATGCGATGGACCAGGCGATCGTCCAGTTCCTGCGGAAGCACTACAACCTGCTGGTGGGCGACGCGACCGCCGAGCGGGTGAAGCTCGCGCTCGGCTCGGCGGCGCCGTTCGAGGTCGAGCAGACGCTGCCGGTGCGCGGCCGCGATCTGATCTCGGGACTCCCGCGCACCGTGACCGTGGAGTCGGTCGGCGTGCGCGACGCGATGCACGAGCCGGTGCAGCGAATCGTGAACGCGGTGCGTCGGGTGCTCGAGGCAACGCCGCCGGAGCTCTCGCGGGACCTGGTGGACCGGGGGATCGTGCTGACGGGCGGCGGTGCGATGATCCGCGGGCTCGACGCGCTCCTCACGTACGAGACCGGGCTGCCGGTGCGGGTGGATCTCGATCCGCTCACCTCGGTGGTGCGCGGAACCGGGATGATTCTGGGCGAGCCTGGGAGGTGGGCGGACGTGCTGGCGGCGTAGTGCCCGAGGCGAGAGTCGAACTCGCACGGGGTTGCCCCCGGTGGATTTTGAGTCCACTGCGTCTGCCATTCCGCCACTCGGGCCCGGCGGGTAACCTCGCGGGGCGCTCGGCGCCACGCAAGCGCGCGGACACGCCGCGAACGCGCTGCCTCGCGTCGAACCTTGTTCCACGCCCGTTCGCCGATACTATTCTGCGCCTATGCCCGCGCCGTCCGCACCCGCCGCCCGCCCCGCGCCCGCGCGCCACTTCCACCCGTGGCACGACATCCCCACGGGCAGAGCGCCGCCCGAGCAGGTGACGGCCGTGATCGAGATCCCCACCAACGAGCGCAACAAGTACGAGCTGGACAAGGAGCTGGGCGTCTTCCGCCTCGACCGCGTGCTCTTCAGCGCGGTCCAGTATCCCGGCGACTACGGCTTCCTCCCACGCACCCTCGCCGATGACGGCGACCCGCTCGACATCCTCGTCCTCATGACCATCCCGGTCTTCACCGGCTGCCTGGTCGAGGCGCGCCCGGTCGGGCTCTTCCACCTGGTGGACCGCGGCATCGCCGACGAAAAAGTGCTTGCCGTTCCGCTCGGCGATCCCTACTCCGAAGGCATCAACGATCTCGCCGACGTTCCGCCGCACTACCTGCGCGAGGTCGAGCACTTCTTCCGGGTGTACAAGGACCTCGAGGGCACCCGAACGGTCACCCGCGGCTTCGAGGATGCGGCCGCCGCGCGCGCGGCCATCGTGCGCGCCATGCAGGCGTACGCGGCCAGGTTCGGCGCCGCCTGACGATGCGCATGGCCCGCCCGCTGCGCCGCCTGCTGGCGCTCGCCCTCCTCGCGACGTTTCCCGGTGTGGGCGCGGCGATGCCGCTCCTGGCCGACGCCGCCCCGCTGCACCACGCCGAACACGGGCACCACCAGGGACACCACTCGGGTCAGCACCCCGGCGACTGCTGCGATCTCTGCATCGCCGCCTGCGCCGTCTGCTCGCTTCCGGATGCGGCCGCGGCGCCGGTCGCGGCCTACACGCCCGCATCGCCGCCGGCGCCGATCGCGCCGGCCGCCGCGCCGCTCCGGGCACCGCGCGATCATCGCCTCCCCTTCCCCATCGGTCCGCCCACGCTCCGCGCCTGATCCGGTCGCCCCGGCGGTGCCATTCCCACCGCCGGCTTATCACGACCCGAGATTTGCGGAGCCTTCATGCGACATGTTTTCGTCGCGCGACGCGTTGCCGTCGCGCTTTTGCTCTGGTGGGCAAACGCTCTCGCCGCACCGGCAGCCGCGCGCGCACAGCAGCCAGCGCACCCCGACACCGCCCGGCAGCAGCCCGACACGCTGCGCCAGCGATCGGATACGCTCGTCCGGCCGGTCACCACGCTCAAAGAGGTGACCGTCACCGCGACGCCGATGCGGCGCCAGTCGCCCGCCTCGAGCACGACCGTGTCCGCCGGCGAAATCGAGCGCGCCCCCGCCACGAACCCGTGGGACCTGTTGCGCCAGACGGCCGGCGTCGAGGTGCACGAGCAGGGTCAGGGGCCGGGCTTCGCGCCCACCGCATCGCTCCGCGGCTTCAGCTCCGACCACTCGACCGACCTGGCACTCTGGGTCGACGGCGTGCCGGTGAACGAGCCGGTGAACGGCCACGCCGAGGGCTACAACGACTGGAGCCTGCTCTTTCCCGAGGCCATCCACGATGTCGAGGTGATCGACGGTCCGGTGAACCCGCGCTTCGGCAACTTTGCGCTCGCCGGGGTCGTCAACGTGCGCACGCTCGAGCGGATGCAGGGGAGCCGTGCCGAGCTTTCGGGCGGCGCGTATGGACGGCTCGAGGGCAGCTTTCTGACCGGCGTCGACCAGCCGACGACCGGCGCCGTGTTGGGCGTTCGCGGGCTGCGCGAAGGCGGATGGCGGCCGCACAGCGGCTACGATCTGGGACAGCTCCACGCCCGCGCAGTGCACCAGCTCTCCGATCGCGCGACGATCGACGCCGGCATCGGCCTCTATGGAGCCGGGTGGGATTCGCCCGGCTATCTCACGACGGCCCAATTCGCCGCGCGCGACTATGACGTGGTGGTGGACCCGACCGACGGCGGCTTCAAGCGGCGCGCGCAGGAGCGGGTAAGCCTCCGCTACATTGCCGGCCCTTCGCTGCTGTGGCGCTCGACGGTCTACGCCACCCAGGGCCGCTGGCAGCTCTTTCTCAACATCCCCCCCGAACCCGGCGAGGGCGAAGGCTCGGGCAGCCAGTCGGAGGAGGAGGACACCCGCTACGGCTTCGGCGCCACGAGTGCGCTCACCTGGAGCGGCTCGCGCGCCGAGGTGACCGTCGGCACGGAAGGGCGGTGGGACCATGCCGATTACGAGAACTGGCTCACGCAGGCGCGCGTGCGCCAGGAGCCCCGCACACTCGTCGGCGCGCGGCAGGCGTCGGGCGCGCTGTTCCTCGCGTCGAGCGCCGATCTCACCCATCACTTCCGCCTGAACCTCGGCAGCCGGGTCGACGTCCTGGGCACTCGCTCGTCACCCACCCCGGTGCCCGACGCAGCGCCGGGTGGCGCCGACGAAACGCAGCCCCCCGCGGCCGACACGCGCGCGGTCGTGAGCCCCAAGCTCGGCGCCCTCTACCACATCCCCCGGCTCGGCGCGGTGTACGTAAACGTGTCGCGCGGCTTCCGCGCCGCCGACGGCGTCATCACCGATCCGTCGATGCCGTTCATCACGAGTTGGGCGTACGAGGCGGGTGTGAAGCTCGATCTCCATCGGGTGACCGCGAGCGCCGCGCTCTTCCGGGCCGACGTGAGCAACGAGCAGACGTTCGATCCGATCACCCTCACCACCACGAGCGGTGGCGCGAGCCGCCGCCAGGGGGTCGAGCTGACGGCGGACGCGCACCTCACCCCGGCGCTGCGGGCCCATGGAGACTGGACCTTTACCGACGCGACCTACCGCGACTTCATCACCGAGGATGGCGATGATCTCTCCGGGACGCCGGTGTTCAACACGGCGAAGTACGTGGGCTCGGCCGCGGTCGAGCTGTCACCCCCGGGCGCGGCATGGCTCGCGCAGGTGAGCACCAACGCCGTGGGTCCGTACACGCCATTCGACCAACCGGGCGTGACACTCCCCGCCTATGCCTTGCTGCATGTCGGCGGCGAATATCGCGTGGGAGATGCGGTGCTGCAGTTGGGCGTGCGCAACGTGATGGACCACGCCTACGCCGAGATCCGTGCCGGCGAGTTTATCGCGCCGGGCCAGCCGCGATCGGTGTACGGCGGAGTGCGCTATCGATTCTGATAGCGGAATCGTGGCCCGGGCCTTCGCCCGCGGCCGCGGGCCGGTGGGAGGCCCTGCTCTTCCCGGCGCCGCTCGCGGATCTGCTGCACCCGGCGCTGGAGCCGCTCCCGCATGACGAAGAGCCGGGAGCGCTGGACCGGTGTCAGATAGCGGGCCATGTCGCGGTTTTCATCGCGAAAGGTCTGCGCGTACGCCGACTTGATGTTGACCAGGCCGTCGGTAAGCCGGGAGACGCTGTCCTGATTGGCGGCAACGCCGGGCCGAAGTTGCCCGGCGAGCGCCTGGCGCAGGTCCCGCTCCCGGCGCTGGAGCTCGCGGCGGCGATCGCCGTAGGTGTTCGCGGTCACTCGGAGCTGCGCGGCCTGCTCATCGCTGAGCCCGAGCTGCTCCTTCACCCGCTCGGCAAAACGATCTTCGATTTGCTGGCGCAGCGCGGCGGCGCGCGAAGGATCCTTATCCGGGCCGGTGGGCACCTGCGCGCGGGCCGGCACCGCGGCGCCCGCGAGGAGCACGACGCACCACCAGCAGATCGCGCGCATCAGCCCTCCAATCCGTTGAGCAGGCTTCTCAGACCTGTCGTGTCGAGGTCGCCCAGGCCAGCGTCGTCGTCGCCCGTGAGCGGCGCAGTCGCCGGGTCATCGGAAGCGGTCGCGGGCTGGTTCATCGCCTGCAGCACCGCCTGCAGGTCGTCCGTCCCCAGGCTGTCGAGCTCCGGGAGCGGGATGCCGAGGGCACCGACCTCGACCGAAGTCGCACTGGCTGGTACGCGGCGCGTGGGCTGACCGGTCCAGATAGCGAGTGCCAGCGCCGCCGCCGCGGCGAGCCCCGCGAGGCCCCACCCCTGCCGCCGCCGCCGGTCCTGCAGCGCCTCGGCCCGGAGCCGGCCGAGCACCCGCTCGGTTAGCTGGTGCACGTCGATCCCCGCCGGGGCGGCAATGCCCAGGCGGCCGGCGGTCGTCACGAGCGCCCATTCGTCCCGGCACGCGCCGCAGGCCGCGAGGTGCCCGGTTTCCTCGTCGCTCCACGCGCCGTGTCCGAGCGACACCTCGGGCATGCGGTCAGACATCTGTTCGCACGTGATCATCATCGCACCAGCTCCTTCAATCGCTTGACCGCATGATGGTAGTGTACCCGTGCCGCGCCGGGCGTAGTTCCGAGCGCAACCGCAATGTCTTCGTACGAGCGGCCCTCCTGCGCCCGGAGGAGAAACACCTCTCGCTGGAGGCGCGGCAGGCGACCCAGCTCTCGCCGCATCCGCTCCTCGG containing:
- a CDS encoding TonB-dependent receptor, whose product is MRHVFVARRVAVALLLWWANALAAPAAARAQQPAHPDTARQQPDTLRQRSDTLVRPVTTLKEVTVTATPMRRQSPASSTTVSAGEIERAPATNPWDLLRQTAGVEVHEQGQGPGFAPTASLRGFSSDHSTDLALWVDGVPVNEPVNGHAEGYNDWSLLFPEAIHDVEVIDGPVNPRFGNFALAGVVNVRTLERMQGSRAELSGGAYGRLEGSFLTGVDQPTTGAVLGVRGLREGGWRPHSGYDLGQLHARAVHQLSDRATIDAGIGLYGAGWDSPGYLTTAQFAARDYDVVVDPTDGGFKRRAQERVSLRYIAGPSLLWRSTVYATQGRWQLFLNIPPEPGEGEGSGSQSEEEDTRYGFGATSALTWSGSRAEVTVGTEGRWDHADYENWLTQARVRQEPRTLVGARQASGALFLASSADLTHHFRLNLGSRVDVLGTRSSPTPVPDAAPGGADETQPPAADTRAVVSPKLGALYHIPRLGAVYVNVSRGFRAADGVITDPSMPFITSWAYEAGVKLDLHRVTASAALFRADVSNEQTFDPITLTTTSGGASRRQGVELTADAHLTPALRAHGDWTFTDATYRDFITEDGDDLSGTPVFNTAKYVGSAAVELSPPGAAWLAQVSTNAVGPYTPFDQPGVTLPAYALLHVGGEYRVGDAVLQLGVRNVMDHAYAEIRAGEFIAPGQPRSVYGGVRYRF
- a CDS encoding Spy/CpxP family protein refolding chaperone gives rise to the protein MRAICWWCVVLLAGAAVPARAQVPTGPDKDPSRAAALRQQIEDRFAERVKEQLGLSDEQAAQLRVTANTYGDRRRELQRRERDLRQALAGQLRPGVAANQDSVSRLTDGLVNIKSAYAQTFRDENRDMARYLTPVQRSRLFVMRERLQRRVQQIRERRREEQGLPPARGRGRRPGPRFRYQNR
- a CDS encoding inorganic diphosphatase, which codes for MPAPSAPAARPAPARHFHPWHDIPTGRAPPEQVTAVIEIPTNERNKYELDKELGVFRLDRVLFSAVQYPGDYGFLPRTLADDGDPLDILVLMTIPVFTGCLVEARPVGLFHLVDRGIADEKVLAVPLGDPYSEGINDLADVPPHYLREVEHFFRVYKDLEGTRTVTRGFEDAAAARAAIVRAMQAYAARFGAA